In Melopsittacus undulatus isolate bMelUnd1 chromosome 6, bMelUnd1.mat.Z, whole genome shotgun sequence, the following proteins share a genomic window:
- the LOC101871231 gene encoding dimethylaniline monooxygenase [N-oxide-forming] 4 has translation MVRSVAIIGAGVSGLASVKCCLDEGLEPTCFERSEDIGGLWRYTNSMDSGRVSVYRSVITNTSKEMSCFSDFPCPEYFPSYLPHSLLMEYFRMYAQHFDLLRYIHFKTTVLSVRKRPDFATSGQWAVVTETNGVQESHIFDAVMVCTGHFQEPYLPLASFPGIDTRFKGQYLHSQEYKDAEAFRGKRVLVVGIGNTGGDLSVELSHVAAKVFLSVRSSTWVVSRLSDQGFPLDMISTTRFNHFLDWLLPSALMRRIRFRKFNSWFNHAKYGLASTKSSNFKVIINEELPFCLLSGTIVLKSNVKEFTESSAVFEDGTTEENIDVVLFATGYIFPFSFLEESVRSLFDDNRSLYKRIFPPQLEKPTLAIIGLVQLTGSVMVGAEMQARWVTGIFAGWNKLPSTSKMVADVSKKKPPVESNPSERKNLKMSFISYMDEIASCAGTKPSILKLLLTDPRLALAVFFGPCSPYQYRLVGQGKWRGAREAILTQWQRTLKPLRTRVVDDSSNSSSSWHWMCLLVLPAAFMAGFLFSKYPRLGWSPQIGPQL, from the exons ATGGTGCGGAGTGTGGCCATTATCGGGGCTGGGGTCAGCGGGTTGGCCTCTGTCAAATGCTGCCTGGATGAGGGGCTGGAGCCCACCTGCTTCGAGAGGAGTGAGGACATCGGGGGGCTCTGGCGCTACACG AACTCCATGGACAGTGGAAGAGTCAGCGTGTACCGCTCGGTCATTACCAACACCTCCAAGGAGATGTCCTGCTTCAGCGACTTTCCCTGCCCAGAATATTTTCCCAGTTACCTACCCCACAGTCTCCTCATGGAGTACTTTCGGATGTATGCCCAGCATTTTGACCTCCTGCGGTACATACACTTCAAG ACAACAGTTCTCAGTGTGAGGAAGCGTCCGGATTTCGCCACCTCTGGGCAGTGGGCGGTGGTCACTGAGACCAACGGTGTCCAGGAGTCGCACATCTTTGATGCTGTCATGGTTTGCACTGGCCATTTCCAGGAGCCCTACTTACCACTGGCTTCTTTCCCAG GTATCGACACTCGCTTCAAAGGGCAATACCTCCACAGCCAGGAATACAAAGATGCAGAGGCTTTCCGGGGAAAGAGGGTCCTTGTGGTCGGCATTGGCAACACTGGTGGTGACCTCTCTGTGGAACTGAGCCATGTCGCTGCAAAG GTGTTCCTCAGCGTCAGGAGCAGCACATGGGTGGTCAGCCGGCTCTCAGACCAAGGCTTCCCCTTAGACATGATCAGCACCACCCGCTTCAACCACTTTCTTGACTGGCTTCTCCCATCAGCACTCATGAGGAGGATCAGGTTTCGGAAGTTCAATTCATGGTTTAACCACGCAAAATATGGCTTGGCTTCCAccaaaag CTCCAACTTTAAGGTAATTATCAATGAAGAGCTGCCATTTTGCCTCCTCTCTGGGACCATTGTGTTGAAGTCAAATGTGAAGGAGTTCACTGAAAGCTCTGCTGTTTTTGAAGATGGGacaactgaagaaaacattgaCGTGGTGCTGTTTGCCACAGGCTAcatcttcccattttctttccttgaagaGTCAGTTCGCAGCCTCTTCGATGATAACCGTTCCCTCTACAAGCGCATCTTTCCTCCCCAGCTGGAAAAGCCAACACTGGCCATCATTGGCTTAGTCCAGCTGACCGGCTCTGTGATGGTGGGAGCAGAAATGCAGGCTCGCTGGGTGACAGGGATCTTTGCAG GCTGGAACAAGCTCCCTTCCACAAGCAAGATGGTGGCTGATGTTTCAAAGAAGAAGCCTCCGGTAGAAAG TAATCCATCTGAAAGGAAGAACTTGAAGATGAGTTTTATCAGCTACATGGATGAAATTGCTTCATGTGCTGGCACAAAGCCCAGCATTCTGAAGCTGCTCCTGACGGACCCCCGGCTGGCCCTGGCCGTCTTCTTTGGTCCCTGCTCACCCTACCAGTACCGACTGGTGGGACAGGGAAAGTGGAGAGGGGCCAGAGAAGCCATCCTGACTCAATGGCAGAGGACACTGAAGCCCTTGAGAACTCGGGTGGTGGATGACTCCTCCAACAGCTCCTCCAGCTGGCACTGGATGTGCCTCCTAGTCCTGCCAGCGGCTTTCATGGCAGGTTTCCTCTTTTCTAAGTACCCTCGGCTGGGCTGGAGCCCCCAGATAGGTCCCCAGTTGTAG